The DNA region CCGGCAGACCAGGTTCTCGGGATCCCAGGCATTGCGGCACTCCGGGGTCTTCTCGGCGTCCTCGACGTAGGGGAAGAGCGCGATCGCGGGAACGCCGAGCTCGGCGGCCCGGCCGGCGGCCTCGATCAGCTCGGGGATGGTGTAGCGACGGATCCCCGGCATGCCCTCGATCTCCGCGCCGAGCGCCTCGCTCTCGCGCAGGAAGACCGGCCAGATCAGGTCCTCGATCCCGAGGCGGGCCTCGGCGACCAGGCGCCGGCTCCAGGCCTGGCCGCGGTTGCGCCGCATCCGGACTCGCGGAAAGGCGCCCAGGGCCTCCTCGGCCCGCGGCGGGGCCTTGCGCTCGGGGGGCTCGACGACGACGGGGCGGCTGGGCTTGGCGTCTGGCATGGCTCTGCGACCGACTCCTGCTGCTTCGGTCCCCTGTAACCGGCGGGGGCCGACCTCCGGCCGCAGTCTAGGCGCCGCCCCCTGCGGCAACAAGGGGGCCGGATCAGCCGGCCTTCTTGATCAGGCGGTCGTCCGGCCGGCGGTCCTCACCGATCCGGGCGATGTCGAAGGGCGTCTCCTGGTAGATCTCGTTGATCCAGTTCCAGAACAGGAGATGCGCGTAGGACCGCCAGCGGTTGATTGGCGGCTTGCTGGGGTCGTCGTCGGGGTAGTAGTTGGCCGGGACCTGGATCTCCATCCCGGCCGCCACGTCGCGGTCGTACTCGTCCTTGAGGGTCGAGGCGTCGTATTCGACGTGATTGAACATGTAGGCGGCCCGGCGCGGCAGGTCTTCGACCAGGCAGAGGCCGGAGTCCCGGGAGACGGCCAGGACGTTGAGGCCGGGCAGCGCGGGGATGTCCTCGCTGCGCACCTCGGTGTGGCGCGAGACCGGGATCGAGAACTCGTCGTTGATGCCGACCAGGAGGCGCGAATTGCGGTTGAGCACCTGCTGCCGGTAGACCCCGAACATCTTCTCGTCCAGCTCGTACTTGGGCACGCCGTACCAGTGGTAGAGCGCGGCCTGGGCGCCCCAGCAGACGTAGAGGGTGTGCTGGACGTTGCTCTGTGTCCAGTCGATGATTTGGGTCAGCTCCGGCCAGTAGTCGACTGATTCGAATGGCATTGTCTCGACCGGCGCGCCGGTTACGATCAGGCCGTCGAACTTCTCGTTCCGGACCTGCTCCCAGGTCCTGTAGAAGTCCAGCAGATGCCGCTCCGGGGTGTTCTTCGGGCGGTAGCTGCCGGTGTGCAGCAGGGTCAGCTCGACCTGCAAGGGGGTGGAGCCGGTCAGCCGCGCGAACTGGGTCT from Kiloniellales bacterium includes:
- the metA gene encoding homoserine O-succinyltransferase, translated to MPIKIPNDLPARHILEQEGVSVIKETDAIRQDIRPMRIALLNLMPNKIRTETQFARLTGSTPLQVELTLLHTGSYRPKNTPERHLLDFYRTWEQVRNEKFDGLIVTGAPVETMPFESVDYWPELTQIIDWTQSNVQHTLYVCWGAQAALYHWYGVPKYELDEKMFGVYRQQVLNRNSRLLVGINDEFSIPVSRHTEVRSEDIPALPGLNVLAVSRDSGLCLVEDLPRRAAYMFNHVEYDASTLKDEYDRDVAAGMEIQVPANYYPDDDPSKPPINRWRSYAHLLFWNWINEIYQETPFDIARIGEDRRPDDRLIKKAG